Proteins from a genomic interval of Lolium perenne isolate Kyuss_39 chromosome 1, Kyuss_2.0, whole genome shotgun sequence:
- the LOC127307154 gene encoding probable serine/threonine-protein kinase At1g01540 yields the protein MTAPPPPRKLSPPATRTRPVAKAPPRRLPHPYPPPRPRSHPPPPTQQRNHLHGQQHKQQQAAKTPSSAWSVGFLTSWLSHRTSVLGLRGWVLAAAGAAVLTIALLALTVCLCRCRRRRRRCPRVAPSLHHGAASRSTKHHVVHQAMAADKDVVVEEPPVRWHPPPPPFQPPIEVIKAEQEAPLIAAAGSGRTTSPGTATSSGGGSGSGSARGWSSAGSDAEPREASRGGWGRRYTRREMEEATDGLAAHNVLGEGGYGVVYRGLLRDSTAVAIKNLHNNRGQAEKDFRVEVATIGRVRHKNLVSLLGYCSEGPCRMLVYEYMENSNLEKWLHHDDGEVSQLSWDTRMHILLGTAKGLAYLHEGLEPKIVHRDVKSSNILLDGQWNARVSDFGLAKLLCSERSYVTTRVMGTFGYVAPEYARTGMLNERSDVYSFGVLVMEMITGRTPVDYTRPNAEVNLVEWLKRMVAERRVEEVVDPKLPEAPPSKVLKRAVLAALRCVDPDGSQRPTMGHVVHMLEDDLRFRDELQLARDLSPHASSSWEESYAYERDEH from the exons ATGACCGCCCCGCCGCCCCCGAGGAAGCTATCGCCGCCGGCAACACGGACGCGGCCCGTGGCGAAGgcaccgccgcgccgcctcccccACCCCTACCCCCCGCCTCGCCCTCGCTCTCACCCCCCGCCGCCGACGCAGCAGCGCAACCACCTCCACGGGCAGCAGCACAAGCAGCAGCAGGCGGCGAAGACGCCGTCCTCCGCGTGGAGCGTCGGCTTCCTGACCTCCTGGCTCTCGCACCGCACCTCCGTGCTCGGCCTCCGCGGCTGGGTCCTCGCCGCCGCGGGCGCCGCCGTGCTCACCATCGCCCTCCTCGCGCTCACCGTCTGCctctgccgctgccgccgccgccgccggcgctgcCCGCGCGTCGCCCCGAGCCTGCACCACGGGGCCGCCTCCCGGTCCACGAAGCACCACGTCGTGCACCAGGCGATGGCGGCGGACAAGGACGTCGTCGTGGAAGAGCCGCCCGTGCGCtggcacccgccgccgccgccgttccaGCCGCCGATCGAGGTCATCAAGGCTGAGCAGGAGGCCCCGCTGATCGCCGCGGCGGGGTCCGGCAGGACGACCAGCCCCGGGACGGCCACGAGCAGCGGCGGCGGGAGCGGCAGCGGGAGCGCGCGCGGATGGAGCTCGGCCGGGAGTGACGCGGAGCCCCGGGAGGCGTCGCGGGGCGGCTGGGGACGAAGGTACACGCGCCGCGAGATGGAGGAGGCCACCGATGGGCTGGCCGCACACAACGTGCTCGGCGAGGGCGGATACGGGGTCGTCTACAGGGGCCTGCTCAGGGACTCCACCGCCGTCGCCATTAAGAATCTGCACAACAACAG GGGCCAGGCCGAGAAAGATTTCAGGGTGGAGGTGGCCACCATCGGGCGCGTTCGGCACAAGAACCTGGTCAGCTTGCTCGGATACTGCAGTGAGGGGCCATGCAG GATGCTCGTCTACGAGTACATGGAGAACAGTAACCTGGAGAAGTGGCTGCACCATGACGACGGTGAAGTTAGCCAGCTGAGCTGGGATACGAGGATGCACATACTCCTCGGAACTGCTAAAGG GTTGGCGTACCTTCACGAAGGGTTGGAGCCCAAGATAGTTCATCGCGACGTCAAATCCAGCAACATCCTCCTGGACGGGCAGTGGAACGCCAGGGTGTCGGACTTCGGCCTCGCCAAGCTGCTCTGCTCCGAGAGGTCCTATGTCACCACTCGTGTCATGGGAACATTCGG GTATGTGGCACCTGAGTATGCAAGGACAGGGATGCTGAACGAGAGGAGCGACGTGTACAGCTTCGGCGTGCTggtcatggagatgatcacgggcAGAACTCCAGTGGACTACACCAGGCCAAACGCAGAG GTGAACTTGGTTGAGTGGCTGAAGCGCATGGTGGCGGAGAGGagggtggaggaggtggtggaccCGAAGCTGCCAGAGGCGCCGCCGTCCAAGGTTCTGAAGCGCGCCGTCCTCGCCGCGCTCCGCTGCGTCGACCCCGACGGTAGCCAGCGGCCCACCATGGGGCACGTGGTCCACATGCTCGAGGACGACCTGAGGTTCAGAGAC GAGCTCCAGCTCGCGCGGGATCTGTCGCCTCACGCGTCGTCGTCGTGGGAGGAAAGCTACGCCTACGAACGCGATGAGCACTGA
- the LOC127334306 gene encoding uncharacterized protein, whose product MPPLRRSGRGHRSPPYGKNCPRSRARRDRIRDDAGDLDSNGGTTLPDDVLSAVFARFSDKADVVRCASTCRAWGRVVTKEAAILSHGLPPLPRLALGFFHTKQLHRAPASTRPCFVPMPYGTRLFGFSKPLSSALPEAVHGFFEHARPVASRTGRLILELRSEMHADDLNLCVCNPMAGDTVALLPRLSGDDHPGFYACTLLCGDDLDPPRLSRSFFVVLIVYNRPTYTALRSYSSDNGCWSREVKRPGPRIKDAKLQKFGQGLVLRGVAYWPLMRTVFAVRLDTPEPIEVSMPLGDLSDQPQKYRLLGATPDGKLTFIRAGVSRDRLLCMAIRVFETTRDGMCSGRWEKKDVFVLTQFNHVSTINLRWFCERSGILIFTLGNGSNNPGTFALNVETHEIEKVASGVQCSSWKSFVGYEMDGASYLASIMPNRELLCP is encoded by the coding sequence ATGCCGCCGCTTCGCCGATCCGGCCGCGGCCACCGTTCGCCGCCATACGGCAAGAACTGTCCGCGATCTCGTGCGCGGCGGGATCGGATCAGGGACGATGCTGGCGATCTAGACAGCAACGGCGGCACAACCCTCCCCGACGACGTGCTCTCGGCGGTCTTCGCCAGGTTCTCAGACAAGGCGGACGTCGTCCGGTGCGCGAGCACGTGCCGAGCCTGGGGCCGCGTGGTCACCAAGGAGGCCGCCATCCTATCCCACGGCCTGCCACCTCTTCCACGCCTTGCCCTCGGCTTCTTCCACACGAAGCAGCTTCACCGTGCCCCCGCCTCGACGCGGCCGTGCTTCGTCCCGATGCCTTACGGCACCAGGCTCTTCGGCTTCAGTAAACCCTTATCCAGCGCGCTTCCGGAGGCTGTCCATGGATTCTTCGAGCACGCTCGTCCGGTCGCATCACGCACCGGCCGCCTCATCCTCGAGCTCCGGTCTGAGATGCATGCCGATGACCTCAATCTCTGCGTCTGCAACCCCATGGCAGGGGACACGGTCGCTCTGCTGCCGCGCCTCTCCGGTGACGACCACCCGGGATTCTATGCTTGCACCTTGCTCTGCGGCGACGATCTCGATCCACCACGCCTCTCGCGCAGCTTCTTCGTCGTGCTTATCGTCTACAACCGCCCGACGTACACTGCACTCCGATCCTACTCCTCGGACAACGGGTGCTGGAGCCGGGAGGTCAAGAGGCCAGGTCCGAGGATCAAAGACGCTAAGCTCCAAAAGTTTGGCCAGGGCCTTGTGCTCCGCGGTGTGGCCTACTGGCCGCTGATGCGCACGGTGTTCGCGGTGCGGCTTGACACGCCAGAGCCCATTGAAGTGTCCATGCCGCTCGGCGACCTGTCAGATCAGCCGCAGAAGTACCGTCTGCTAGGTGCCACTCCCGATGGGAAGCTGACCTTCATCAGGGCGGGAGTTTCTAGGGATCGTCTCCTATGTATGGCGATAAGAGTCTTTGAAACCACTCGGGATGGCATGTGCTCCGGCAGATGGGAGAAAAAGGATGTCTTCGTGTTGACGCAGTTTAATCATGTCTCCACCATTAACCTACGATGGTTCTGCGAAAGGAGCGGTATCCTCATATTCACCCTTGGCAATGGAAGCAATAATCCAGGGACCTTTGCGCTCAACGTGGAGACACATGAGATTGAGAAGGTGGCTAGTGGTGTTCAGTGCAGTTCATGGAAAAGCTTTGTCGGATATGAGATGGACGGGGCGTCTTACCTCGCATCAATAATGCCTAACAGAGAATTACTTTGTCCGTAG